The Dasypus novemcinctus isolate mDasNov1 chromosome 2, mDasNov1.1.hap2, whole genome shotgun sequence genome includes a region encoding these proteins:
- the LOC101432108 gene encoding putative olfactory receptor 2B8: MGRDNSTLGRGFFILVGFSEQAWVERILFVFILIVYLLILTGNGTIILVSRLDPHLHTPMYFFLTHLSSIELISVTCISPQMLVNLRGPDKSIRFTGCVVQLLLTLGLGGTECALLAMMAYDRYAAICQPLHYLTLMPPQLCWTLASVSWVIGFSNSLVHTTMTMTLPRCGHNRINHFYCETPPMMQLAFVDTTNYKKEIMMLSSIFLVFPLSLILVSYGHIAHSVLKINRPGGRQKVFGTCGSHLTVVSIFYSTIIYVYMTPKPKLSHDMSKFVALLNNLIHALINPIIYTLRNRDVKEAVRKLVMRNPKKGFS, translated from the coding sequence ATGGGAAGAGACAACTCTACACTTGGGAGAGGCTTCTTCATTTTAGTGGGCTTCTCAGAGCAGGCATGGGTAGAGAGGATTTTATTTGTGTTCATCTTGATAGTCTACCTTCTAATCCTCACGGGCAATGGGACCATTATCCTGGTCTCCCGCCTGGAcccccatctccacacacccatgtatttcttcctcactCATCTCTCTTCTATTGAGCTCATCAGTGTGACCTGCATCAGCCCTCAGATGTTGGTCAATCTCAGGGGTCCAGACAAATCCATACGTTTCACTGGGTGTGTGGTCCAGCTTCTCCTCACCCTGGGTCTGGGGGGCACGGAGTGTGCCCTTCTGGCCATGATGGCCTATGATCGCTATGCTGCTATCTGCCAGCCTTTGCATTATCTCACCCTCATGCCACCACAGCTGTGCTGGACACTGGCCAGTGTATCCTGGGTAATTGGTTTCAGCAACTCATTGGTCCATACCACTATGACAATGACCCTTCCTCGGTGTGGCCACAACCGGATAAACCATTTCTATTGTGAGACACCCCCAATGATGCAGCTAGCCTTTGTGGACACCACAAATTACAAGAAGGAGATTATGATGCTAAGTAGCATCTTCCttgtctttcctctctcattGATCTTGGTCTCTTATGGGCATATTGCCCATAGTGTGTTGAAGATAAATAGACCTGGAGGGAGACAGAAAGTCTTTGGGACCTGTGGCTCCCATCTCACAGTGGTGTCTATTTTCTACAGTACTATCATCTATGTGTACATGACTCCCAAGCCAAAGCTCTCTCATGATATGTCAAAGTTTGTGGCACTGTTAAATAATTTGATTCATGCTTTGATCAACCCCATCATCTACACTTTGAGAAACAGAGATGTCAAGGAAGCAGTAAGGAAGTTGGTGATGAGGAATCCAAAAAAAGGCTTTTCTTAG